GAGGTGCGCTGCGTGGGGTGCAGCGAGACGTTGGAGGTGGAGCGGGGGCTGACGGAGTTCGTCTGCCCCGACTGCGCCACGCCGCAGTCGCTCCCCCCGGAGCTCATGCCGCCGCCCCGGCGGAGGGCGTTGCCCCTTCCCCGCGGCGCCGCGGACGCGCGCGGGGCGAGGCTGCCGTGCGGCGCCTGCGGCGAGCTCCTGAGCGTGCCGGTCGGGCTATCGCGCTGCGCCTGCCCTTTCTGCGGCGCCGAGCTGGCCGTCGACTCAGCCCGCCTCCGGAATTACATCCTGACCTCCGCCGCAGCGGCCGTCGCACCGCGCTCCTCGGCATCCGTCCCTCCGATTGTTGCTGCCCGGGAGGTATATATACTGTGATTTTGGTATTGCAGAGTCGAAAATTTTGCAATACATTTGGGGAAAAAAACTACCTTTTTTTGCGCCATAATACATCTCACGCTGGTTTTAATTAAGTGTAGAACAAAGAGCCTTTTTGGCATTTCCCCCCTTATCtggtgatttcatatatgcaactttgTAGTGTGTCTAGCTCAGTTGATGCACACTCCCACTGGCACCTGGGTATCCATCAAGATTCATAGTGCTCACCTTTCTTTTCCTGTGATGCAGAGATGGCAAGAGCGTCCTAGTTACGCAACGCGTGCAGGGCTACACCAAGCAGAACCTGATGCGGGGTTAATTCCTCCACGCAGGACGCAGGTAGAGCGTCCCAGTCGTCTCATTCACGTGCACCGGGATGAACAAGAGTATCCTGATCATATGATTGATCGAGAGGAGATACATGTGTCTCATGAGACTGTTGCAAATCATAGCCGTCAGGGAAATCGACCTTCACTTGGCCGTGGTATTGTAGGTAATGAGGAGAGACAAGTTTTTCCTCAAAATGCAAATGAGGTCAGAAATCATGTAAATGATCAGCGCCCTAGTTACCATATTCAGCCAAAGCGAGCGCAGCTGGCACGCCTGCATAGAGTCATTCATTCAGAGGAGATGCAGGATGGGCCTCTCAGCCATGAAATTTATAGAGAGGCGAGACATACTGAATTCATATACGAGGCTACTGCAACTCATAGAAACCAGAGAGTTGGATGCTCCACTGGCCCCCAAACTCCAAGTCTAGGGGAGAGGCATATGGGGACTCCTACTCAGATCATACATCAGGCGCACAAACAGCCTTATCATTTAAGTCATGCGGAAGGCAGTCAGATAGACTGTCTAGATGTGGATGGGGTGGTTCATCCGCCAGTCAACCAAGCAAATCATGGAGAAGAGGCATCCACTGTGATGATCGATAAAATGTTTTCAAGGGAGAGCACTTGGCCTACTGGATGTTCAGTTGGGCCCAACTCTGTTAATGGAGAGAAGAGAAAGGCATCAACCACAAATCAAGTCAAGCAACATATGCAAAAAGAACAGTCTGATGCAACTCCTTCAGAACACACACAGAAAGAGCATCCGGATCAGGCAATTCGTGAGCCTACCAATCATCTAACTAATACAGAAGCGATGTACTCTTTTCCTATAAAGGAGACTACTGCAAGGTGTAGCAAGCAGAAAAAATCAGAGTTAGTTAATGCCAAGACTATTGCCGAGAAGAGACATATGGAGTCACTGAACCACAATATACAACAGGCAGAAGGGCAGACCTCTGATACTGATAGTCATGAAATCCAGGTCGATTTTGAGCGTCAAAGTAAGGCTAATGAGAGGCATGGCAACACTTCAACTCTTAACGGGCAGGAACATTTTACACCTCCGAATAAGCTGGCTGATCTAAAACAGAAAAATGTATGCACTAATGATGAAATCCAGAAGGAGCAGACTGAAGGTAATGTTTCCAAGCAGACTAGTGGTTGGACTCAGAAGAAGAATAGAAAAGGCTCAATAGCTTCATCAAATGATGGGCTTCAGCTTAAACATAGTAAACGTTTGGCCAAAGATTCATCTGCTGCCATGGAAAATAAACCTCTAGAAAGCGACCCTGGCGACCTGCAGAATTTTGGTCATAATGTCCAAGTGCCAGCAGATGCTATGGATGATGAATCAATTAAATGGGTGCCTCTTCAGCAGtgtcccccctctccagattgtgaAGTGTCAGTTGCCACGACAGACACTGATTCTGTAGAAAGTGATGACGATGAGGACTATGTTGTATCTCCAAATCAAAGCATGTCTGAGTCTGACCATCCTGATAATGATGAGGACTATTGCCGATCTGTACATAAGGTGCCTCAGGAAATCTCTGATGAATCAGATGACCCCGATGTAACCACAACTCCTTTAGTTCCTGATATGTCTGACCCCGAGCATTTCGCGCGGAATTATTTACCTCTAGAGGTCAGAAGGGCCCTTGCAAAGGGAAAGAAAGCAGGAGGTCGTCTTTGTCTCAAAGTGTGGACCTTGCCCAAGGGTGTACAGATACCGGTCTCCTTGAACACTTCGGGCCTGCCAATCGGAGAAAATGCAATCATGTTGATTAACTTTCTAGGTGCACTGGCACGAGATGCAGTGTTGGCACCTCTCACATATGTAAGTTGGAAAAGATTTCCAAAGGAGAACAAGGATGTTATGTGGCACATTGTTAAGGTATGCATTACTAATGTTGGTTTTTTCCTGCCTGCAACTTTTTTCACACTGCTTATTCTTTGGTATAGCTTAAATTTGATGTTGATCCACCTCGCGAGTTGTCGATCCTGAGCTCCATAAGAAACAAGTGGAAGTTTTGGAAATGTCACCTAAAACTGAAACACCACGATCCTCATATAACTGAAGAGGAACGTCTTGCTGATCGAGATCCTCGTGTCCCAAAGGAACAATGGCGAGCCCTTATTGCATATTGGAATACGGAAAAGGCAAAGGTAGTGCTGTGCATTCTCTTTTGTTTGTTGTAACACTGTACCCCCTCTGTTTCAAAAAAGAAGTCCTTTTAGCACCTCCATTTTTTCTCAAAATACTTGTCCTTCTACACTTCCAACGCAAAGTTAACTCATTTGTATTCTTGCTTTGCCCTTTAATCAATGTCGTCAGAAAAGAGCTAATTAACTCTTGTGCTTGCATGCCTTGCTTCATGGGAAGAAAAATGTAATTTAATGACCTTGTGGTGAAAAATAGATGGGCCATATAGAGTTATAGACATTTTACCAACACTTAATTCTAGTGCCCAACTCTAAAAAGGACAACCATTTTGAAACGGAGGGTGTAGACGTTTTATGATTGACAAATGCTTTTAAACACAGGCCAGAAGTGCTGCAGGTAAAGCTTCTCGGGCGAAATCAACCTATATCAATAAAACCGGATCAAAGAGCTTTGCACGGATATTTCAGGAAGAGGTAACTCTTATTTCCTTGTGTTTCTATCTGGATGATTTGTTCATATGTTATTtgaatgaaaagaaaaaaaatcctatgtATTATATACCAGCAAGTCCATTACTATATTTTACATGTAACTATAAATCCGAACTCATAGTTTTTGCTCTTGTCTCCTGGACGCGCCCAAGAACTGAAATGCCTTGCTCACCTTGCAGTCACGATCTTGTGACCCTGCTCTTGAGAATCCAGAAAGCTCAGGAGACGATTATGCACGTGCCATGGGTGCGAAAAGGAGGGCTAGTGCACGCAGGTATACACCTGGGCCCTCCCCCAAAGACCTACAGGAAAGGTCAGACCCGCAAGCTGCAAGGGCCAAACGAAAGGCTGTAGATGAAGTCTCCACACCGAGAAAGAAGGTGGTAGTAACAGAGGAAAGTCGCCCCAAAAACTCTCAGGAAAATGCAGTCTTGGAAGCTGCGAGGGCTAAAAGAAGGGCTGAAGATGAGGCAGCCGCTCTAAGGAAGAAGGTGATAGTGATGGAGGAAAGTCAGAAAAAGCTGCAGGAGGACttggcaagagtgacaaaagcaaTGAGTGCTATGCAGAAGATGATGTCAACTGGTGCCTTACCAAATGGAATAACGGATGAACCAGTGATGCTACCAAGTTTCCAACAGGTAAAATCCTTTTAGTGAACTTATTTGACTGTGGGAGATATGTAGCTGATATTGGCTTGCGACAATGTATCTAAACCAGACCTTTTCTTGTTATGTGCCAGGAACGAAATGAAGCGAACTCCGATGATGTTCTGGAGCCGCATATTGTTTACTCAGGGCCACGTCATCCTTCCTCGCATAATCAACGGACTCGATGAGATGGTAATTCCATCTCATATGTCCAAATGCAGACTCGATGAGATGGTAATACCATCTCATTATGTCCAAATACGCCTCCTCGAGAGCTGGGAGGTGAAACAATAATAATTAAACCCAAAATGTTTAAGAGTATGTGGTTTACTGAAAGCAGCTAAATGCACCTGAGCTCACATGCACCTGCGGTGAACAGGATAATAAACATAACTTAATTGTCAAAAAAATAGTGAATTTTTTCCATGAAATTTACAAGCATAAAAAGGACTAGGGAGTCTACACGCCTcgctgtttttctttctttcagaaaTGCACATCCCCTTTTTTTTTAAAAATCTGTGCGCCTTTGACTTATCGGGCTCATTCTTGTTTTGCAGATTGGACCTGATCGACTGATACTTCGGGTACAAAGCGGCACTAGTGTTCGCCATTTAGCCGGATCTTAGTTTTATAGGCACCATTTATGGTTTCTCTCGGGTAGAAGTGATCACATTTCACCCATATGATCGCAATCTCTTGTCATGTTTCTTGCACTGTTGTAAGAGGGCAACTAGTTGTCTATCCTGATATGTAGGACTGAGAAGAGAACTAATCATATTTTGCTGATATTTTGCTGATATATGTGATGACAAAGGAGTGTTGCCCGAACATAAGCAAAATTTACCAATGTCGTTAAGGAACTTCGTTTTCAAACTTGACGGCGTGTCGCTGAAGTGACGCCATggcatcttctatatctaaatagctagtccCCACTATCTTATTTCTCTCGACATGCAAGCATGACACCTCATCATTGAACATGCATGGAAAAAGGTCCACCTCAAAATGCAATTATCAATAATAAAaatccacctcaacatgcaaacattcATGCATGGAAAACTCCATTCAATGATGCTATTTACATTTACATCTTATATTAGTTCAAGAATTAGTATTTCAAATATTCATTTTTCATATAACCAAAACCTAATTGAAATATTGAAAAACagtcccgcaacaacgtgcggggcatcatctagtttctaAAGTTGTCGGCCACAGCATAGCCAAATAACCTGGCAGAGGGAAATATTAATGCCACATCTCAATTTGTATATGTTATGGAAGGTTATATCTGTCAAAATGGAAGGTCATATTAAGACCAAAATGATCTGTTGGCTTGTTTGCTCTGATGTACACATGTAAAGAAGCTGAAAATGATTCCAACTAAATATGAAGCTGAGCGGGAGTAGATTTCTTCCTATGTTCTGCCATTTGCTGTATCCTTAAAAGCTTGGCATATCTTCCATGACACATGCTTGGAGCACAGCCCCAAGCAGAGTGAGATGTGCCCTATACATATCTTCAGGATTCACTGCGGTGCTGCCGTCGCACGCCCCTATCCCTCCGCTCTCCACCTAGTTGGAAGATGCAAATTGTAGATCATTCTGTTCCAATAGGACTGCGATTGCTGATGCTAATGTTAGGAGGAACTGAGGTCGAGTTACATCATGTTGTTAGTCACCGGATTTGCTCTATCTTATTTAAGCTACAACGTGGAATGTTTTGTTTTGATGAAATGAATTATAAGCTTTGCACTCTAACACTCCTACCTAAACTATGAAATCATTTGCAACAATCCTACACttttctaaaccatttaacatgaACCCCACCCTTGGTATGGATAGTCGTTTTTTCTATTTCGGTGTTTGTAGAAAATGTGAAAAATATTCATGGATGTAAGGAATGCTATGAAACGATAACTCGCAAAGCTCATAAAAAAGGAGGGATAAATAAATCCATGTTGCCTTTGCTTtgaaaaaaaacacaaaaagaaacatGAAGTGCCATATGTTTAGTATGCATCTTTGTATAGGTTATCATTTGCAATATTCCCTACGTTTGTgaattatttcagaattttatgGAACATTTGAGTTAAGGACATGTCTAAGGTATGGAGTGGCTTTGTCTCTTAGAGTGCCCAAATAGCCTGAAACAATTTTTGAGTGTAAATAATGCTACCATGAGAACAATAAAAGGCATTTGTGTAGCAGAGAAATAATAAGAAAATAGATAAAAGAATTACACATGCTATTTTCACATGACACTTTTGTTATGATTTTTTGTGGGGTAGCGTCTCATGGTGTCTACACCTGATTTTTCCATCAATTTTGAAAATCCACAAAATGCAGAACAACTATACAAAACCAGGATTAGGGTTTAAGTTAATTGAATTTAATAAGTTCACGATTCAATATAAAATAGATGAATAAGTCACAATTCAAATCGAATCAAATGCCATAGTTCATACATTTAAAATCCATTACATACTACTCCCTCtgcaaagaaatataagatcgtttagatcactaatAGACTCTATTAGTGATCTAagcgatcttatatttctttacagagggagtacctcaTTTCTGAAATGTATGCCGTTAGAACCTTTTACACAAACTGCAATGCAAGACCTCATTTCATTCACAGTCATCATATGACATACGGAAATAAATGAAAGCATTTTCATGTGCAAAGATGGTGGGGATGAGATGTAAGAAAAACCGGCTTCTGCGCACTGAGCTAGATTTTGTAAGTTCAAACCCCTCTTCGGATTATTTGTCGTTGCATTTTGGTCATGCTTGGTTGCACGCCAAAAATTAGCTAGTCAATACTTTGGCATACCAAAATTCTGCAACTCCAAAATTTACAAAGAAATTGCCAAGTCTTGTGAGATGACCAACACAAGTTGATAATTAGTCAACTGGTAGCCAAATTCTCTTAGCTTGCTCGTGTATTATCCGCGAACTTTTGGCTAGCCAATGTGTTAGTAAGTTAATCTTTGTAATGCCAAAACTTATTGGTAACTGTGAACCAACCTGCGGTTGAATGGTTAGAAGGACGGTGATATCTTCAGTCCATCAGAGTTAAAGTCCTAGATGACACgtggaaaagaattctatgagaccaggtgtaacgccctcgatgcggctatatctcctatgtgtcgaagcacgacttagaggcataaccgcattgaaagcaatgtcgcaaataaggtaatcttcacaacaacccatgtaaatagataataggggaaaatgatacatagttggcttacactcgccacgtcacacaaatacatgaatgacattacaatcatccaatacactcatggtccgactacggtaccaaaataaaagatcaaccccaacatgcgacacagtccccGATCGCcctaactgggcaccactactgatcatctgggaaagacacatagtaacggcgcgagtcttcatcgaactcccacttgagctcaagcgcatcgtctggaacggtatcatcggtccctgcatctggtttggaagtaatctatgagtcacggggactcagcaatctcgcaccctcgcgatcaagactatttaagcctatAGGTAAGGCAAgataatatgtggagctgcagcaagcgactagcatatatggtggctaacctgttcgcaaaagagagcgagaagaggaggcaaagcacgaacaaagaactatgatcaagaagtgatcctagaacaacctacgtcaagcattactccaacaccgtgttcacttcccggactccgccgagaagagagcatcacggtaacacacgcggttgattcattttaattaagttaagtttcatgttatctacaaccggacattaacaaattcccatcttcccatcaccgcgggcacgactttcgaaagttcaaatccctgcaggggagtcccaacttagcccatcacaagctctcacggtcaacgaagaatattccttctcccgagacattctgatcagactcggcatcccggttttacaagacatcctcgacaatggtaaaactaaactagcaacaccgcccgaatgtgtcgacaaatcccgataggagctgcacatatcttgttctcagggcacaccggattgtccaaggtactggtaggccagcccagagttgcccctggtggccaccggcagttgacaggttggaccaacactcaggggagcactggcccgggggtttaaataaagatgacccttgagtccgcggaacccaagggaaaaaaaaggctaggtggcgaatggtaaaaccaaagttgggcattgctggaagagttttattcaaggcgaactgtcaaggggttcctattataacccagccgcgtaaggaacgcaaaatccgggaacataacaccgatacgatggaaactagggcggcaagagtggaacaaaacactaggcaaaaggccgagcctttcaccctttaccaagtatataggtgcattaagataaccagataatatagtaatatcccaacaataaacaatgttccaacaaggaacgatcttcaatcttcacctgcaactagcaacgctataagaggggctgagcaaagcggtaacatagccaatcaacggtttgctaggacatggtgggttagaggcttgacatggcaatttgggaggcatcataagaaagtggtaggtatcgtagcataggcatagaaaaagagcaagcatctagcaagcaaagatagaagtgatttcgagggtatgatcatcttgccttcaaagttgtcagagttgacttgatcctcgtaagcaaactcaacgggctcctcattagcgaactcgtctcctggctctacccaa
The window above is part of the Triticum aestivum cultivar Chinese Spring chromosome 2A, IWGSC CS RefSeq v2.1, whole genome shotgun sequence genome. Proteins encoded here:
- the LOC123190228 gene encoding uncharacterized protein, which produces MAPPPLATAAAAEDTAELLEVRCVGCSETLEVERGLTEFVCPDCATPQSLPPELMPPPRRRALPLPRGAADARGARLPCGACGELLSVPVGLSRCACPFCGAELAVDSARLRNYILTSAAAAVAPRSSASVPPIVAARERWQERPSYATRAGLHQAEPDAGLIPPRRTQVERPSRLIHVHRDEQEYPDHMIDREEIHVSHETVANHSRQGNRPSLGRGIVGNEERQVFPQNANEVRNHVNDQRPSYHIQPKRAQLARLHRVIHSEEMQDGPLSHEIYREARHTEFIYEATATHRNQRVGCSTGPQTPSLGERHMGTPTQIIHQAHKQPYHLSHAEGSQIDCLDVDGVVHPPVNQANHGEEASTVMIDKMFSRESTWPTGCSVGPNSVNGEKRKASTTNQVKQHMQKEQSDATPSEHTQKEHPDQAIREPTNHLTNTEAMYSFPIKETTARCSKQKKSELVNAKTIAEKRHMESLNHNIQQAEGQTSDTDSHEIQVDFERQSKANERHGNTSTLNGQEHFTPPNKLADLKQKNVCTNDEIQKEQTEGNVSKQTSGWTQKKNRKGSIASSNDGLQLKHSKRLAKDSSAAMENKPLESDPGDLQNFGHNVQVPADAMDDESIKWVPLQQCPPSPDCEVSVATTDTDSVESDDDEDYVVSPNQSMSESDHPDNDEDYCRSVHKVPQEISDESDDPDVTTTPLVPDMSDPEHFARNYLPLEVRRALAKGKKAGGRLCLKVWTLPKGVQIPVSLNTSGLPIGENAIMLINFLGALARDAVLAPLTYVSWKRFPKENKDVMWHIVKLKFDVDPPRELSILSSIRNKWKFWKCHLKLKHHDPHITEEERLADRDPRVPKEQWRALIAYWNTEKAKARSAAGKASRAKSTYINKTGSKSFARIFQEESRSCDPALENPESSGDDYARAMGAKRRASARRYTPGPSPKDLQERSDPQAARAKRKAVDEVSTPRKKVVVTEESRPKNSQENAVLEAARAKRRAEDEAAALRKKVIVMEESQKKLQEDLARVTKAMSAMQKMMSTGALPNGITDEPVMLPSFQQERNEANSDDVLEPHIVYSGPRHPSSHNQRTR